The Citrifermentans bemidjiense Bem genome window below encodes:
- a CDS encoding DHA2 family efflux MFS transporter permease subunit yields the protein MKSAEEKIVNKWLITITVMLPAIMEIVDTSVANVALPHMQGSLNAGTDEITWVLTSYLVSNAVVLPMTGWLARMFGRKRFLITCITLFTLASLLCGAAPSLGMLIFFRVLQGAAGGALIPMSQAIMMETFPPYQQGMAMAIFGVGAMFGPIIGPALGGWITDNMSWRWIFYINIPIGVIAVIMASFFIYDPSYLKRTKVAIDYWGLALLTVGLGALQIVLDKGQQDDWFNSPFIVGCAVVTAIALSALVYVELTHPHPIVNLRLFKNVSFSSGNLIMFAVGFCLYSSIMLIPLFLQTLMGYNATMAGMVLAPGGVATLICMPFVGAAIQRYDGRKVVFMGLIIGATSMFIMQRFTLQAAYMDFVWPRVVLGVGLAMIFVPLTTVTLATISKEEMGNATGIFNLLRNIGGSVGIAIAATMLARYSQFYQTNLVAHVNPYNPLFQSQLATLKGALMGRGLDPVAAEKGAMTVLYGTVSRQAYMLSYNRIFFIVGLAFLIIIPLLFLLKKPAKHLPPA from the coding sequence ATGAAAAGCGCTGAAGAAAAGATTGTAAACAAGTGGCTCATCACCATCACGGTGATGCTGCCGGCGATCATGGAGATCGTCGATACCTCGGTCGCGAACGTGGCGCTCCCGCACATGCAGGGGAGCCTCAACGCCGGGACCGATGAAATCACCTGGGTCCTCACCTCCTACCTGGTCAGTAACGCAGTCGTCCTCCCCATGACCGGGTGGCTCGCCCGCATGTTCGGGCGCAAAAGGTTCCTCATCACCTGCATCACCCTCTTCACCCTCGCCTCGCTTCTTTGCGGCGCCGCCCCTTCTCTGGGCATGCTGATCTTCTTCCGCGTCTTGCAAGGGGCCGCCGGCGGCGCCCTCATCCCCATGAGCCAGGCGATCATGATGGAAACCTTCCCCCCCTATCAACAGGGAATGGCGATGGCCATCTTCGGCGTAGGCGCCATGTTCGGCCCCATCATCGGCCCGGCGTTGGGCGGCTGGATCACCGACAACATGAGCTGGCGCTGGATCTTCTACATCAACATCCCCATCGGGGTCATCGCGGTCATCATGGCTTCCTTCTTCATCTACGACCCGAGCTACCTGAAACGTACCAAGGTCGCCATCGACTACTGGGGGCTCGCCCTTCTCACCGTGGGGCTGGGAGCCCTGCAGATAGTGCTCGACAAAGGGCAGCAGGACGACTGGTTCAACTCCCCTTTCATCGTCGGCTGCGCAGTGGTCACAGCAATCGCGCTTTCCGCCCTTGTTTACGTCGAATTGACCCACCCGCATCCCATCGTGAACCTGAGGCTCTTCAAGAACGTCTCCTTCTCGTCGGGGAACCTGATCATGTTCGCCGTGGGATTCTGCCTTTACAGCTCCATCATGCTGATCCCGCTGTTCCTGCAGACCCTCATGGGTTACAACGCCACCATGGCCGGCATGGTCCTCGCTCCGGGCGGCGTCGCCACCCTCATCTGCATGCCATTCGTGGGAGCGGCGATCCAGCGCTACGACGGCAGGAAGGTCGTTTTCATGGGGCTTATCATCGGGGCTACTTCCATGTTCATCATGCAGCGTTTCACCCTGCAGGCGGCCTACATGGACTTCGTCTGGCCTCGGGTGGTGCTGGGCGTGGGCCTTGCCATGATCTTCGTGCCCCTGACCACGGTCACCCTGGCAACCATTTCCAAAGAAGAGATGGGGAACGCGACCGGCATCTTCAACCTGCTCAGAAACATCGGCGGGAGCGTCGGCATAGCAATCGCGGCCACCATGCTGGCGCGTTACTCGCAGTTTTATCAGACCAACCTGGTCGCACACGTAAACCCGTACAACCCGCTGTTCCAATCCCAGCTCGCGACGCTGAAGGGGGCGCTCATGGGGCGCGGCCTCGATCCTGTCGCTGCCGAGAAAGGGGCCATGACAGTACTTTACGGGACCGTAAGCCGGCAGGCCTACATGCTCTCCTACAACAGGATCTTCTTCATCGTCGGCTTGGCGTTCCTCATCATCATTCCGCTTTTGTTTCTGTTGAAAAAGCCCGCCAAGCACCTGCCGCCGGCGTAA
- a CDS encoding pyridoxine 5'-phosphate synthase, producing the protein MARLGVNIDHVATLRQARGGTEPDPVAAAAIAEFAGADGITIHLREDRRHIQDRDLKILRQTVQTRLNLEMAATDEMVAIALAVKPEACTLVPEKRAELTTEGGLDVRIHQEALKVAIEKLQAGGIIVSLFIDPDPDQIKVANKIGADYIEIHTGSFAEAKSWKEEELELIKIENAVKLARKLDLGVNAGHGLSYSNVKKVAAIGGIEEFNIGHSIMSRAILVGLDRAVRDMSELVRYA; encoded by the coding sequence GTGGCTAGACTGGGAGTGAACATAGATCACGTGGCGACGCTTCGGCAGGCGAGGGGGGGGACGGAACCGGACCCGGTCGCAGCCGCCGCCATCGCCGAATTCGCCGGTGCCGACGGTATCACCATCCATCTGCGTGAGGACCGCAGGCACATCCAGGATCGCGACCTGAAGATCCTGCGCCAGACCGTGCAGACCAGGCTGAACCTGGAGATGGCCGCTACCGACGAGATGGTAGCCATAGCGCTCGCGGTGAAGCCCGAGGCGTGCACCCTGGTCCCGGAGAAACGGGCCGAGCTGACCACCGAGGGGGGGCTCGACGTGCGCATCCACCAGGAGGCGCTCAAGGTCGCCATAGAGAAACTGCAGGCAGGGGGGATCATCGTCAGCCTCTTCATCGATCCGGACCCCGACCAGATCAAGGTGGCCAACAAGATCGGCGCCGACTATATAGAGATCCACACCGGCTCCTTCGCCGAGGCGAAGAGCTGGAAGGAAGAGGAACTGGAACTGATCAAGATAGAGAACGCGGTAAAGCTCGCCCGCAAGCTCGATCTCGGCGTCAACGCCGGGCACGGGCTTAGCTACAGCAACGTGAAGAAGGTGGCGGCCATCGGCGGCATCGAGGAATTCAACATCGGGCATTCCATCATGTCCCGCGCCATCCTGGTGGGACTGGACCGCGCCGTGCGCGACATGTCCGAGCTGGTGAGATACGCCTGA
- the glmM gene encoding phosphoglucosamine mutase, with product MKKLFGTDGVRGVANVYPMTAEMAMQIGRAAAYIFKNGKKRHRIVIGKDTRLSGYMLESALMAGICSMGVDVLLVGPLPTPGIANITSSMRADAGVVISASHNPFEDNGIKFFSRDGFKLPDETELMMEELIFSKRIDSLRPTAKEVGKAYRIDDAQGRFVVFLKSTFPKDLDLSGLKIVLDCANGAAYKVAPAVFEELGAEVISIGVKPNGTNINADCGSLHPEVMSQAVKEHGADLGVALDGDADRVIFVDEYGNVVDGDRIMAICATEMIRQGILKQNTLVATVMSNMGLDIAMKRAGGQVIKTAVGDRYVVEEMLKGGYNLGGEQSGHMIFLDHNTTGDGVLSALQVLAIMQRHQKRLSELALVMEPLPQVLVNVRLAEKSDIMQVPEIAKLINDVEEKLKGEGRVLIRYSGTEPLLRIMLEGSDEGDIRCWANDIASIVAQKLGGEARG from the coding sequence ATGAAGAAGCTTTTCGGAACGGACGGGGTGCGCGGTGTGGCCAACGTCTATCCGATGACTGCAGAAATGGCAATGCAGATCGGCCGCGCGGCCGCCTACATCTTCAAAAACGGCAAGAAACGCCACCGTATCGTGATCGGCAAGGACACGCGCCTCTCCGGCTACATGCTTGAAAGCGCGCTCATGGCCGGCATCTGCTCTATGGGCGTGGACGTGCTCCTGGTAGGGCCGCTGCCTACCCCCGGCATCGCCAACATCACCTCCTCCATGCGCGCCGACGCAGGCGTCGTGATCTCCGCTTCCCACAACCCCTTCGAGGACAATGGGATCAAGTTCTTCTCGCGCGACGGCTTCAAGCTTCCCGACGAGACCGAGCTGATGATGGAGGAGCTGATCTTCTCCAAGCGGATCGATTCCTTGCGCCCGACCGCCAAGGAAGTGGGGAAGGCGTACCGCATCGACGACGCCCAGGGGCGCTTCGTCGTCTTCCTGAAGAGCACCTTCCCCAAGGATCTAGATCTCTCCGGGCTTAAGATCGTCCTCGACTGCGCCAACGGCGCCGCCTACAAGGTCGCACCCGCCGTCTTCGAGGAACTGGGCGCGGAGGTCATCTCCATCGGCGTCAAGCCAAACGGCACCAACATCAACGCCGACTGCGGATCGCTGCATCCCGAGGTGATGAGCCAGGCGGTGAAGGAACACGGCGCCGACTTGGGCGTTGCGCTCGACGGCGACGCCGACCGGGTCATTTTCGTGGACGAGTACGGCAACGTGGTCGACGGCGACCGCATCATGGCGATCTGCGCGACCGAAATGATCCGGCAAGGGATCCTGAAGCAGAACACGCTGGTGGCGACAGTGATGAGCAACATGGGACTCGACATAGCCATGAAACGCGCCGGCGGCCAGGTCATCAAGACCGCGGTCGGGGACCGTTACGTTGTGGAGGAGATGCTCAAGGGGGGCTACAACCTCGGGGGCGAGCAGTCCGGCCACATGATCTTCCTCGACCACAACACCACCGGCGACGGCGTCCTTTCGGCGCTGCAGGTGCTCGCCATCATGCAGCGTCACCAAAAGCGTCTATCCGAGCTCGCCCTGGTCATGGAACCGCTGCCGCAGGTGCTCGTCAACGTCCGCCTGGCTGAGAAATCGGACATCATGCAGGTCCCCGAGATAGCGAAGTTGATCAACGACGTCGAGGAAAAGCTCAAGGGCGAGGGAAGGGTCCTCATCCGCTACTCCGGCACGGAGCCGCTTTTGCGCATCATGCTGGAAGGAAGCGACGAGGGGGATATTCGCTGCTGGGCCAACGACATAGCTTCCATCGTGGCACAGAAGCTGGGAGGTGAGGCGCGTGGCTAG
- a CDS encoding YbbR-like domain-containing protein → MTQAKSHEWSKGVKALSVLLAVLIWSCVILERPAEMKLNVPVSLERLPSGVWADSPPPENLQVIVSGPQILLLLLPLRPVSCEIDLSTAGPGELVVAPTQGSFGLDPELKVVRIFPETFTVVLAKKE, encoded by the coding sequence ATGACCCAAGCCAAGTCGCATGAATGGTCCAAGGGGGTGAAGGCGCTCTCGGTGCTCCTGGCGGTGCTGATCTGGTCCTGCGTCATCTTGGAGCGCCCCGCGGAGATGAAGTTGAACGTCCCCGTCTCGCTGGAGCGGTTGCCGTCCGGGGTGTGGGCCGACTCGCCCCCTCCGGAGAACCTCCAGGTGATCGTGTCGGGGCCGCAGATACTGCTTTTGCTCCTCCCCCTGCGCCCGGTCAGTTGCGAGATTGATCTTTCCACGGCTGGGCCGGGTGAGCTGGTTGTCGCCCCGACGCAGGGCTCTTTCGGGCTCGACCCAGAGCTGAAGGTGGTGCGGATCTTCCCTGAGACGTTTACGGTGGTGCTGGCGAAGAAAGAATAG
- the cdaA gene encoding diadenylate cyclase CdaA translates to MNLFLQNIAVLRDLLDLSLTILIVTRLSRLLKGVLALRILAVLSALVAGHLLARFFSLHTVRLLIDLFLASSVVMLAVVFQTDIRKAFATLTRSRTEKDVEMSDVIDELVFAVAGLAQKRIGALIVIERAIQVDSYLAVGTDIDAKVTSELISSIFLPYSPIHDGAVIIQHGKLTKAGCFLPLTQNLEVSKSLGTRHRAAMGLSELVDAVVVVVSEETGTASIVVGGKKTDVVDMPSLGKTLRRLVEPRWLK, encoded by the coding sequence ATGAATCTATTCCTGCAAAACATAGCCGTGCTGCGGGACCTGCTGGACCTGTCGCTTACGATACTGATCGTCACCCGGCTCTCGCGGCTCTTGAAGGGGGTCCTGGCGCTGCGGATTCTCGCCGTGCTGTCGGCGCTCGTGGCCGGCCACCTTCTGGCGCGTTTTTTCTCCCTGCACACAGTCCGGCTCCTCATCGACCTCTTCCTCGCCTCCTCCGTCGTCATGCTCGCCGTCGTCTTCCAGACCGACATTCGCAAGGCCTTCGCCACGCTGACCAGGAGCCGTACCGAAAAGGACGTGGAGATGTCCGACGTCATCGACGAGCTTGTTTTCGCCGTCGCCGGGCTGGCCCAGAAGCGGATAGGAGCCCTCATCGTCATCGAGCGCGCCATCCAGGTGGACAGCTATCTGGCCGTGGGGACCGACATAGACGCCAAGGTGACCAGCGAGCTGATCTCGTCGATATTCCTACCTTACTCGCCGATACACGATGGCGCGGTCATCATCCAGCACGGCAAGCTGACCAAGGCGGGGTGCTTCCTGCCGCTCACCCAGAACCTGGAGGTCAGCAAGAGCCTCGGGACCAGGCACCGGGCTGCGATGGGGCTGAGCGAACTGGTGGACGCGGTGGTCGTCGTGGTGTCCGAGGAGACCGGCACTGCTTCCATCGTGGTCGGCGGCAAGAAGACCGATGTTGTGGACATGCCGTCGCTCGGGAAAACGCTGAGGAGACTGGTGGAACCGAGGTGGCTTAAATGA
- the folP gene encoding dihydropteroate synthase, whose translation MAVPETWQLSRRALSLERPLIMGILNVTPDSFSDGGRFFSLDAAIERAQEMEREGADIIDIGGESTRPNAPAVGAAQELDRVVPVIEALSHRIQLPISIDTYKAEVARAACAAGAEIVNDVTGLMFDPDMARVTAEADAGVVVMHTRGMPDTMQAETGYDDLMAEVKRYLEQSVALAREAGIADGRIVVDPGLGFGKSVQGNLELIKRLAEFRELGFPILVGPSRKSFVGAVTGRGGGERIFGTAVAVAMSVAHGASIIRVHDVAAMKDVAVMARALM comes from the coding sequence ATGGCAGTACCCGAAACGTGGCAGCTTTCCCGCCGCGCCCTTTCGCTTGAGCGCCCGCTGATCATGGGCATATTGAACGTGACCCCCGATTCCTTTTCGGACGGGGGTCGCTTCTTCTCTCTCGACGCAGCCATAGAGCGCGCGCAGGAGATGGAGCGCGAGGGAGCCGACATCATCGATATCGGGGGCGAGAGCACCCGCCCCAACGCCCCGGCTGTTGGGGCGGCGCAGGAACTGGACCGGGTGGTCCCGGTCATAGAGGCGCTCTCCCACCGCATACAACTCCCCATCTCCATCGACACCTACAAGGCAGAGGTCGCCCGCGCTGCGTGCGCCGCCGGGGCCGAGATCGTCAACGACGTCACCGGCCTCATGTTCGATCCGGACATGGCACGCGTCACCGCCGAGGCCGACGCCGGGGTGGTGGTGATGCATACGCGCGGCATGCCCGATACCATGCAGGCGGAGACCGGCTACGACGATCTCATGGCGGAGGTGAAAAGGTACCTGGAGCAGAGCGTGGCCCTCGCGCGGGAGGCAGGCATCGCCGACGGGCGCATCGTGGTCGACCCGGGGCTTGGCTTCGGCAAGAGCGTCCAGGGGAACTTGGAGCTGATCAAGAGGCTCGCCGAGTTCCGGGAACTGGGGTTTCCCATCCTGGTCGGGCCGTCCCGGAAGTCCTTCGTGGGAGCGGTAACCGGCAGGGGAGGGGGAGAGAGAATTTTCGGTACTGCTGTCGCGGTGGCTATGTCCGTCGCGCACGGCGCCTCCATCATCAGGGTGCATGACGTGGCTGCCATGAAGGACGTCGCCGTCATGGCGCGGGCGCTCATGTAG
- the ftsH gene encoding ATP-dependent zinc metalloprotease FtsH, which translates to MNQFYKNLALWLVISLMMILLFNLFNKPKPTQEKLDFSEFISAVETGKVKNVNRPVQSVVIQGNEIIGKFSDGKEFRSYKPADANLTDKLIAKGIAVSARPEEERFSWFSLLVSWFPIIFLVAVWIFFMRQMQGGGGKAMAFGKSRAKLLTEAQGRVTFEDVAGIEEAKDELEEIINFLKDPKKFTKLGGRIPKGVLLMGPPGTGKTLLARAIAGEAGVPFFSISGSDFVEMFVGVGASRVRDLFVQGKKSAPCIIFIDEIDAVGRHRGAGLGGGHDEREQTLNQLLVEMDGFESNEGVILIAATNRPDVLDPALLRPGRFDRQVVVPRPDVKGREMILKVHTKKTPLSPDVDLGVIARGTPGFSGADLSNVVNEAALIAARKEKSMVEMIDFDDAKDKVLMGVERRSMVISDEEKKNTAYHEAGHTLVAKLIPGTDPVHKVSIIPRGRALGVTMQLPIEDKHSYSRESLLDRIAVLLGGRVAEEVIFNSMTTGAGNDIERATEIARKMVCEWGMSEKLGPVSFGKKDEQIFLGRDMAHQKNYSEATAIEIDHEIRLIVEQNYARVQELLKGNLDSLHKISLALIERENLSGEEVDRIIAGEQLAPEPAAAE; encoded by the coding sequence TTGAATCAATTTTATAAGAACTTGGCGCTCTGGCTTGTCATCAGCCTGATGATGATCCTGCTGTTCAACCTGTTCAACAAGCCAAAGCCGACCCAGGAGAAACTCGACTTCAGCGAGTTCATCTCGGCTGTGGAGACCGGCAAGGTGAAGAACGTCAACCGCCCGGTCCAATCGGTGGTGATCCAAGGTAACGAGATCATCGGCAAGTTCTCCGACGGCAAGGAATTCAGAAGCTACAAGCCTGCCGACGCCAACCTCACCGACAAGCTGATCGCCAAGGGGATCGCAGTTTCCGCCCGCCCCGAGGAGGAGCGCTTCTCCTGGTTCTCGCTTCTGGTCTCCTGGTTCCCGATCATCTTCCTCGTGGCCGTCTGGATCTTCTTCATGCGCCAGATGCAGGGAGGGGGCGGCAAGGCGATGGCGTTCGGCAAGAGCCGCGCGAAGCTCCTCACCGAGGCCCAGGGTCGCGTCACCTTCGAGGATGTGGCCGGCATCGAGGAGGCCAAGGACGAGCTCGAAGAGATCATCAACTTCCTCAAGGACCCCAAGAAGTTCACCAAACTGGGCGGCCGCATCCCCAAAGGGGTGCTCCTCATGGGCCCCCCGGGCACCGGCAAAACCCTGCTCGCCCGCGCCATAGCCGGCGAGGCCGGAGTTCCCTTCTTCTCCATCTCCGGCTCCGACTTCGTCGAGATGTTCGTCGGCGTCGGCGCCTCCCGCGTGCGCGACCTGTTCGTGCAGGGGAAAAAGAGCGCGCCTTGCATCATTTTCATTGACGAGATCGACGCTGTCGGCCGTCATCGCGGCGCCGGTCTCGGCGGCGGGCACGACGAGCGCGAGCAGACCCTGAACCAGCTCCTGGTCGAGATGGACGGCTTCGAGTCCAACGAAGGGGTCATCCTGATCGCTGCCACCAACCGCCCGGACGTCCTCGACCCGGCGCTGCTCCGCCCGGGGCGTTTCGACCGCCAGGTCGTGGTACCGCGCCCGGACGTGAAGGGTCGCGAGATGATCCTCAAGGTGCACACCAAGAAGACCCCGCTCTCCCCGGACGTCGATCTCGGCGTCATCGCCCGCGGCACCCCCGGCTTCTCCGGCGCTGACCTCTCCAACGTGGTCAACGAGGCAGCCCTCATCGCGGCCAGGAAAGAGAAGAGCATGGTCGAGATGATCGACTTCGACGACGCGAAGGACAAGGTCCTCATGGGTGTCGAGCGCCGCTCCATGGTCATCTCGGACGAAGAGAAGAAGAACACCGCCTACCACGAGGCGGGGCACACCCTTGTCGCGAAGCTGATCCCGGGCACCGACCCTGTGCATAAGGTCTCCATCATCCCGCGCGGCAGGGCGCTCGGAGTCACCATGCAGCTCCCCATCGAGGACAAGCACAGCTACTCCCGCGAGTCGCTTCTGGACCGCATCGCGGTGCTTCTGGGCGGCCGCGTGGCCGAGGAGGTCATCTTCAACTCCATGACCACCGGCGCCGGCAACGACATCGAGCGCGCCACGGAAATCGCGCGCAAGATGGTTTGCGAGTGGGGCATGAGCGAGAAGTTGGGTCCCGTCAGCTTCGGCAAGAAGGACGAGCAGATCTTCCTCGGGCGCGACATGGCGCACCAGAAGAACTACTCCGAGGCGACCGCCATCGAGATCGACCACGAGATCAGGCTGATCGTGGAGCAGAACTACGCCCGGGTACAGGAGCTGCTCAAAGGGAACCTCGACTCCCTGCACAAGATCTCTCTGGCGCTCATCGAGCGCGAGAATCTCTCGGGCGAAGAAGTCGACCGCATTATCGCCGGCGAGCAGCTCGCGCCGGAACCGGCAGCCGCGGAGTGA
- the tilS gene encoding tRNA lysidine(34) synthetase TilS — protein sequence MKTLVTKVRNQNLFQPGETVVVAVSGGADSVALLDIMTRLECGLRLVVAHLNHCLRGAESDADQAFVASLADNYHLPFVSQSCDVADLARRERLSLEDAGRRARYAFLEQTAEQYGAFSIALAHHQDDQAETVLIRLLRGSGGTGLSAMAGTAGDKLKRPLLQVSRVKLEQYLKQRELSYRTDSTNADTAILRNSIRHELIPLLRRYNPKVSERLAATAEILAGDEELLEGLTQAAYQRLASAEGGQVRFQVEPLMKEPRALRLRLYRRALTELRGDLMRIGLAHLEAIDLLAASPRPNAEATLPGACRVSRCYGSLSLGHAAAQAPPLWEQVVAGEGRYPLPGGGVLLVERLPRPDSLDTGSRWSAFLSPETVPFPWLLRGFRPGDRFTPLGMSGAQKIKDAFINEKVPPQLRRRIPLLLSEGEIAWVPGVRLAERGRVTPRIDAVLRVEILEITP from the coding sequence TTGAAGACCTTAGTTACCAAAGTACGTAACCAGAACCTCTTTCAGCCGGGCGAGACCGTGGTGGTGGCGGTGTCCGGAGGGGCCGATTCTGTAGCACTTCTCGACATCATGACGCGGCTGGAGTGCGGGCTGCGCCTGGTGGTCGCCCACCTGAACCACTGCCTGAGGGGCGCCGAATCGGATGCCGACCAGGCCTTTGTCGCCTCCCTCGCCGACAACTATCACCTTCCCTTCGTTTCCCAAAGCTGCGACGTCGCAGATCTGGCGCGCCGCGAGCGGCTCTCCCTGGAGGACGCCGGTCGCCGGGCGCGCTACGCCTTCCTGGAGCAGACTGCCGAGCAGTACGGGGCCTTCAGCATCGCGCTGGCGCACCACCAGGACGACCAGGCCGAGACCGTGCTGATCCGCCTCTTGCGCGGTTCCGGCGGGACAGGCCTCTCCGCCATGGCCGGTACGGCCGGCGATAAGCTGAAACGCCCGCTCTTGCAGGTCTCCCGCGTAAAGCTGGAGCAGTACTTGAAACAGCGGGAGCTAAGCTATCGGACCGACTCGACCAACGCCGACACCGCCATCCTTCGTAACAGCATCCGTCACGAGCTGATCCCGTTATTGAGGCGCTACAACCCCAAGGTCTCGGAGCGTCTGGCAGCCACCGCGGAGATACTTGCCGGCGACGAGGAACTGCTGGAAGGCCTCACTCAAGCCGCCTACCAAAGGCTCGCCTCAGCCGAGGGGGGGCAGGTCCGCTTTCAGGTCGAGCCGCTCATGAAGGAGCCGCGCGCCCTTCGTCTGCGCCTTTACCGGCGCGCGCTCACGGAGCTGCGCGGCGACCTGATGCGGATCGGCCTTGCGCACCTGGAGGCTATCGACCTCCTTGCCGCGTCCCCCCGCCCCAACGCAGAGGCAACGCTCCCAGGAGCATGCCGGGTTTCGCGCTGCTACGGCTCACTTTCCCTCGGCCACGCCGCCGCTCAGGCACCACCCCTATGGGAGCAGGTGGTTGCGGGGGAGGGGCGCTACCCGCTTCCTGGCGGAGGGGTGCTGCTGGTAGAGCGCCTGCCGCGTCCGGATAGCCTCGACACCGGGTCGCGCTGGAGCGCCTTCCTCTCTCCCGAAACTGTCCCTTTTCCTTGGCTTTTGCGCGGCTTCCGGCCCGGCGACCGTTTCACGCCGCTGGGCATGAGCGGGGCGCAGAAAATCAAGGACGCTTTCATAAATGAAAAGGTGCCGCCGCAGTTGCGCAGACGCATACCGCTTTTGCTGAGCGAGGGGGAAATTGCCTGGGTCCCGGGGGTGAGACTTGCGGAACGGGGTCGGGTGACACCCCGGATTGACGCGGTCTTACGGGTGGAAATTCTTGAAATTACACCTTAA
- the opp4C gene encoding oligopeptide ABC transporter permease: MNGPFREFWERFSANRFALAGLWVIALLFLLSFAASFITPYDPDAIDAWHVLLPPSAAHWFGTDELGRDVLTRVIFGARVSLKVGFVAVGIAVAVGTVVGLFAGFYGGWVDSVLMRIVDIMLCFPTFFLILAVIAMLEPSIWYIMVIIGLTGWMGVARLVRAEVLSLKSRDFVSAARVLGASDRRIIFRHILPNALSPVLVSATLGVAGAILTESALSFLGIGVQPPTPSWGNILTSGKDYIEFAWWLSLFPGVAILVTVLSYNLVGEGIRDALDPRRQR, translated from the coding sequence ATGAACGGACCTTTCCGCGAGTTCTGGGAACGCTTCAGCGCCAACCGCTTCGCCCTGGCTGGCCTTTGGGTGATTGCCCTTTTGTTCCTCCTTTCCTTCGCCGCCTCCTTCATAACCCCGTACGACCCGGACGCCATCGATGCCTGGCACGTGCTGCTCCCCCCCTCCGCCGCGCACTGGTTCGGCACCGACGAATTGGGGCGCGACGTCCTCACCAGGGTGATCTTCGGCGCGCGCGTCTCGCTCAAGGTCGGCTTCGTGGCGGTCGGTATCGCCGTGGCGGTCGGGACCGTGGTGGGGCTCTTCGCGGGATTCTACGGCGGCTGGGTCGATTCGGTGCTGATGCGGATAGTGGACATCATGCTCTGCTTCCCCACCTTCTTCCTGATCCTGGCGGTGATCGCCATGCTGGAGCCTTCCATCTGGTACATCATGGTCATCATCGGACTTACCGGCTGGATGGGGGTGGCGCGCCTGGTGCGGGCGGAGGTCCTTTCCCTGAAGAGCCGCGACTTCGTCTCCGCTGCGAGGGTGCTGGGGGCGTCGGATAGGCGCATCATCTTCCGGCACATCCTCCCCAACGCCCTCTCCCCGGTGCTGGTTTCCGCGACGCTCGGGGTGGCCGGAGCCATCCTCACCGAGTCCGCGCTCTCCTTCCTCGGCATCGGGGTGCAGCCGCCGACTCCCAGTTGGGGCAACATCCTCACCTCCGGCAAGGACTACATCGAGTTCGCCTGGTGGCTTTCCCTGTTCCCGGGGGTGGCCATCCTGGTCACGGTCCTCTCCTACAACCTGGTGGGCGAAGGTATCCGCGACGCGCTGGACCCGAGAAGGCAAAGGTAA
- a CDS encoding ABC transporter permease → MTNYLIKRILMLFPLLLGITLITFTVIHLAPGEPVEMQTAMSPKVSAQARARLREFYGLDKPLHVQYGMWLSNLAHLDFGRSFAPDNRPVLDKIKERIPITISLNVIALILEFGLALPIGILAAVHRDTLLDRAISVFVFAGFAVPTFWLALLCMYFFGVKLNWLPISGIHSLGSDALPTLARFWDLAKHLLLPISIATFGSLAGLSRYMRSTMLEVLSQDYITTARAKGVKERVVIYRHALKNALLPVITLLGFSLPALIGGSVIFETIFSIPGMGQLFYQGVMARDYPLVMGILVIGAGLTLVGNLLADLCYAFADPRIRHGRG, encoded by the coding sequence ATGACCAACTACCTGATAAAACGCATACTCATGCTCTTCCCGCTGCTGCTCGGGATCACGCTGATCACCTTTACGGTGATTCATCTGGCACCGGGGGAACCGGTCGAGATGCAGACGGCGATGAGCCCGAAGGTCTCGGCTCAGGCTAGGGCGAGGCTGCGCGAGTTCTACGGCCTCGACAAGCCGCTCCACGTGCAGTACGGCATGTGGCTTTCCAACCTGGCGCACCTGGACTTCGGACGCTCGTTCGCGCCGGACAACCGCCCGGTGCTGGACAAGATCAAGGAACGGATCCCCATTACCATCTCGCTGAACGTGATCGCGCTGATCCTGGAGTTCGGGCTCGCCCTCCCCATCGGTATCCTCGCGGCGGTGCACCGGGACACGCTTCTCGACCGCGCCATCTCGGTCTTCGTCTTTGCCGGGTTCGCCGTTCCGACCTTCTGGCTTGCGCTGCTCTGCATGTACTTCTTCGGCGTGAAGCTGAACTGGCTCCCCATCTCGGGCATCCATTCGCTCGGCAGCGACGCGCTTCCCACGCTGGCCCGTTTCTGGGACCTGGCGAAGCACCTTCTGCTTCCCATCTCCATCGCCACCTTCGGAAGCCTCGCCGGCCTTTCCCGCTACATGCGCTCCACCATGCTCGAAGTGCTCTCGCAGGATTACATCACCACCGCCCGGGCCAAGGGGGTGAAGGAGCGGGTGGTGATCTACCGGCACGCCCTGAAAAACGCGCTGCTTCCCGTGATCACGCTCCTCGGCTTCTCGCTTCCCGCCCTGATCGGCGGCAGCGTCATCTTCGAGACCATATTCTCCATCCCCGGGATGGGGCAGCTCTTCTACCAGGGGGTCATGGCGCGCGACTACCCGCTGGTCATGGGGATCCTCGTGATCGGCGCCGGGCTCACGCTCGTCGGCAACCTTTTGGCCGACCTCTGCTATGCCTTCGCGGATCCCCGCATCCGGCACGGGAGGGGCTAG